A DNA window from Alligator mississippiensis isolate rAllMis1 chromosome 11, rAllMis1, whole genome shotgun sequence contains the following coding sequences:
- the LOC132243783 gene encoding olfactory receptor 6F1-like: MGNHTSVQEFILLGFPGTWYFRFSLSVVFSLMYGLTVIGNVSIIALVWTAAHLHTPMYYFLCNLSFLEIWYTTACVPKAVGVLLGNSQAISFTVCILQLFLLLSLGSTECFLLAVMAYDRYQAICHPLHYSSLMSNTFCTQLSFGSWLGGFLAISVLAFLVSRLSFCSPNIINHFLCDIDSLIALSCTDTSLVELATFFVSIIVVVASCAVTLISYMYIISTILKIRSAQGQQKAFSTCSAHLTVVTIWFGSTIFLYVKPSAPNSLDMNKLVSSFNTVITPLLNPFIYTLRNREVKRALGKAFSRL; encoded by the coding sequence ATGGGGAACCACACCAGTGTGCAAGAGTTCATCCTCCTGGGATTCCCTGGCACGTGGTACTTCCGCTTCTCCCTCAGTGTGGTGTTTTCTCTGATGTATGGCCTGACGGTCATAGGGAATGTGTCCATCATAGCCTTGGTGTGGACCGCCGCACAtctccacacccccatgtactacTTCCTCTGCAATCTATCCTTCCTGGAGATCTGGTACACCACAGCCTGTGTCCCCAAAGCTGTGGGTGTCCTGCTAGGGAACAGCCAAGCCATCTCTTTCACTGTTTGCATCTTGCAGTTGTTCCTTCTTCTCTCCTTGGGCTCTACAGAGTGTTTTCTGCTGGCTGTTATGGCCTATGACCGTTACCAGGCTATCTGCCACCCTCTGCACTATAGCTCCCTCATGAGCAACACCTTCTGCACTCAGCTGTCCTTTGGCTCATGGCTGGGTGGTTTTCTGGCTATCTCTGTGCTGGCATTCCTGGTATCCAGGCTGTCTTTCTGTAGCCCTAACATCATCAATCACTTTCTTTGTGACATAGATTCCTTgatagctctgtcctgcactgacACTAGTCTTGTCGAGTTGGCAACATTCTTTGTGTCAATTATTGTTGTCGTGGCCTCATGTGCTGTAACCTTGATCTCCTACATGTATATAATCTCAACCATATTGAAAATCCGGTCAGCCCAAGGTCAGCAAAAAGCCTTTTCCACTTGCTCTGCCCATCTCACCGTTGTGACTATATGGTTTGGCTCCACCATTTTTCTGTATGTCAAGCCTTCTGCACCAAATTCATTGGACATGAACAAGCTCGTCAGCAGTTTTAATACTGTAATAACTCCACTGCTAAACCCTTTCATTTATACTTTAAGGAACAGAGAAGTGAAGCGAGCCTTGGGGAAGGCATTCAGTAGACTATGA